In a genomic window of Microbacterium amylolyticum:
- a CDS encoding Coenzyme F420 hydrogenase/dehydrogenase, beta subunit C-terminal domain: MRESADGFLRPVAENGHTKSSRDTIKQFNRVCPGRRVSAPVVEEGGSHHEIFGRYISVWRAWASDPEVREQGSSGGVLTALTAWLADTGQVTSTQAVAASTCAPNRSVSVRITTRQEALSAAGSRYAPVAALEGTSLSSENALVGKPCEIAAARAITSESQGSAPLMLSFFCAGTPSQHATDSLVRKLGLETNNLMSMRYRGGGWPGYFTAIDPDGREESLSYAESWGAHLGRDLQMRCKLCVDGTGEASDIAVGDFWETDSAGYPLFSEGDGESVAIARTHRGDDVIRRAAEAGVIIVEEVTLDDLIAVQPLQVKRRRTLAGRLLGRRLAGYRVPHYPGYSLAPHFTKRAVLNLRTAAGTFLRSVKSRVRGRSADR, encoded by the coding sequence ATGAGAGAAAGTGCTGATGGTTTTCTCCGACCAGTCGCCGAAAATGGCCACACGAAGAGTAGCCGCGACACGATCAAGCAGTTCAATCGTGTATGTCCAGGAAGACGCGTAAGCGCGCCAGTAGTCGAGGAAGGCGGGAGCCATCATGAAATTTTCGGACGCTATATCTCAGTGTGGCGCGCTTGGGCAAGTGATCCTGAGGTCCGCGAGCAAGGAAGCAGTGGAGGTGTCCTCACTGCGTTGACGGCATGGCTCGCTGATACCGGCCAGGTAACATCCACGCAAGCCGTTGCCGCGAGCACCTGCGCACCGAATCGGTCAGTTTCGGTGAGAATTACGACTCGTCAAGAAGCGCTGTCCGCGGCAGGTTCAAGATATGCTCCTGTCGCCGCTCTTGAGGGAACGTCCCTCAGTTCCGAGAACGCACTGGTCGGAAAGCCATGTGAAATCGCTGCCGCACGCGCGATTACATCCGAAAGCCAGGGCTCCGCCCCTCTGATGCTCTCGTTCTTTTGCGCTGGGACCCCTAGCCAACACGCAACAGACTCGCTTGTGCGCAAGCTTGGACTTGAGACGAACAATCTCATGTCAATGCGTTATAGGGGCGGCGGATGGCCAGGTTACTTCACGGCAATAGATCCTGACGGCCGCGAAGAGTCCCTTTCGTACGCCGAGTCCTGGGGGGCGCATCTCGGGCGCGACCTTCAAATGCGATGCAAATTGTGCGTCGACGGCACTGGCGAAGCATCAGACATCGCCGTCGGAGATTTCTGGGAGACTGATAGCGCTGGTTATCCACTATTTTCGGAAGGGGACGGTGAGTCCGTGGCAATCGCGAGGACTCACCGGGGTGATGACGTTATCCGCCGGGCTGCCGAAGCTGGGGTGATTATCGTGGAAGAGGTCACCCTCGATGACCTCATCGCTGTGCAGCCGCTCCAGGTAAAACGACGACGGACGCTAGCAGGACGCCTCCTCGGCCGCCGCCTCGCTGGCTATCGTGTACCGCACTACCCTGGCTACAGTCTCGCCCCTCACTTCACCAAGCGAGCAGTCCTAAATCTCAGAACGGCTGCCGGCACGTTTCTACGTTCAGTCAAGTCACGTGTTCGGGGCCGAAGCGCAGACCGCTAG
- a CDS encoding oligosaccharide flippase family protein produces MSWFRRALGSIAEDSPSLLAFARIFSAGLALVSAPIVARAIGPAGRGETAAVIAIFHIVPVVLAFGVPLAVRRRAAMPAGARIVASARIIALLGFVGAIPISVTLHLTMFSTFQPLAALVATMSVLLAPVVVSWTCDVSVLVAQSRYRAIALIQLTPPVSYLVVVLALWLSDSASTGTVLIAYVCGHVLACIVGLCLVRASWQGAWREIPSLAREGLRFSGSSLAETATNRMDQAIALPLIGATQAGYYAVATTIVTIPLAFGQALGAAYFTPIVRAEAGEPRRKLQQQATRSAIALALVCFPLLCLATPVVVPLLFGPSFANAVPVVWVASIGGFAMTSGYVISMALAAEGRGGRMSISQTVALVVSVGSLIVLGPILGAVGAALASTMGYFVMMLMLSGGLKAPFRAFVPMPNDLQEAIKRLVKRG; encoded by the coding sequence ATGAGTTGGTTTCGCCGCGCGCTTGGAAGTATCGCCGAAGATAGCCCCTCCTTGCTTGCCTTCGCCCGGATCTTCTCAGCAGGATTGGCGCTAGTCTCTGCGCCGATCGTTGCGCGCGCAATTGGCCCTGCGGGACGGGGGGAGACGGCCGCTGTCATCGCGATCTTTCACATTGTTCCCGTCGTTTTGGCTTTCGGTGTTCCGCTAGCCGTTCGTCGCCGGGCGGCTATGCCAGCTGGCGCCCGCATCGTGGCATCCGCGCGAATCATCGCATTGCTCGGATTTGTCGGAGCCATTCCGATATCCGTCACGCTGCATCTTACGATGTTTTCAACTTTTCAGCCGCTGGCCGCGCTCGTGGCAACGATGAGTGTACTTTTGGCGCCCGTCGTCGTGAGTTGGACCTGCGACGTCAGTGTACTCGTAGCGCAGTCGAGATACCGCGCCATCGCGTTGATTCAGCTCACGCCCCCAGTCTCTTACCTTGTGGTGGTGCTCGCGTTATGGTTATCGGATAGCGCTTCCACAGGGACGGTTCTGATTGCCTACGTGTGTGGGCATGTGCTGGCATGCATTGTAGGCCTGTGTCTTGTGCGCGCTTCTTGGCAGGGTGCTTGGCGGGAGATTCCGAGCCTTGCGCGTGAGGGATTGCGTTTCTCTGGTTCTTCTCTCGCAGAGACAGCGACTAACCGGATGGATCAGGCCATTGCTTTGCCACTGATCGGAGCGACGCAGGCTGGCTACTATGCTGTAGCCACGACGATTGTGACAATTCCGCTTGCTTTCGGACAGGCACTTGGTGCGGCCTACTTCACGCCGATCGTCCGAGCGGAAGCTGGGGAGCCGCGCCGTAAACTCCAGCAACAAGCGACGCGTTCAGCAATCGCGCTTGCGCTTGTTTGCTTCCCGTTGCTTTGCCTTGCGACACCTGTTGTGGTGCCGCTGCTGTTTGGCCCGAGCTTTGCGAATGCCGTACCGGTAGTGTGGGTAGCCTCAATAGGAGGATTCGCAATGACGAGCGGGTACGTGATCTCGATGGCACTCGCAGCTGAAGGACGTGGCGGGCGCATGTCCATATCGCAAACGGTCGCGCTTGTCGTTTCAGTCGGATCGTTGATTGTTCTGGGACCGATTCTCGGTGCGGTTGGCGCGGCGCTTGCTTCAACAATGGGCTATTTTGTCATGATGTTGATGCTCAGCGGAGGGCTCAAAGCCCCATTTCGTGCGTTTGTGCCAATGCCGAACGATCTCCAAGAAGCTATCAAGCGCTTAGTAAAGCGAGGCTGA
- a CDS encoding polysaccharide pyruvyl transferase family protein: protein MGHQWRGFSRHFSGRGEATLRVLVLWADSRSANLGVQVLAYGMKELARRAWGSDVQVDFQDYGRGDSDVAFGNRAIVADLGKRRGDLKVKLSSYDLIIDSGAGDSFADIYGAQRLLWMANANRLAASLNVPVVLGPQTIGPFNTWWGKAIGRYVMQRANQVHSRDRASSDYVSELLGRRPDVSSTDVVFALPVPNVSEKRDVLLNVSGLLWQENHHVDYEKYRRVIREIIAEMTRNGRTVSLLSHVIESESPDNDVPVCRALADELNLEALVPVDVTEARRMVASAELVIGSRMHACLNALSVGTRSLPLAYSRKFAPLMNDIGWSHVHDLRDEDLTVERIVAEAEELLRGEYDDELDALRANAESRLSDSIEALKKISLTA, encoded by the coding sequence ATGGGTCATCAGTGGCGCGGTTTCTCACGTCACTTTTCCGGGAGGGGAGAGGCGACGTTGCGAGTTCTTGTTCTTTGGGCGGATAGCCGTTCGGCGAATCTTGGTGTGCAGGTGCTGGCGTATGGCATGAAGGAGCTAGCGCGTCGGGCGTGGGGTAGCGACGTCCAAGTGGATTTTCAGGACTATGGCCGTGGTGACTCGGATGTCGCCTTTGGGAATCGAGCGATTGTAGCCGACTTGGGGAAGCGGCGGGGGGATCTGAAAGTGAAGCTTTCATCGTATGATCTCATTATTGACTCAGGGGCAGGCGATAGTTTCGCAGATATTTATGGTGCCCAGCGTCTTTTGTGGATGGCGAACGCCAACAGATTAGCCGCGTCCTTGAACGTTCCAGTAGTGCTTGGGCCGCAAACAATCGGTCCGTTCAATACCTGGTGGGGCAAGGCGATCGGTCGCTATGTAATGCAGCGCGCGAACCAGGTGCACTCGCGAGACCGCGCAAGTAGTGACTACGTTTCAGAATTGCTTGGTCGCCGTCCTGATGTGTCATCCACTGATGTTGTTTTTGCGCTCCCAGTTCCAAATGTCTCCGAGAAGCGGGATGTCTTGCTCAACGTCTCTGGGCTGCTCTGGCAAGAGAACCATCACGTTGACTACGAGAAGTACCGGCGCGTGATACGCGAGATAATCGCTGAAATGACGCGAAACGGTCGGACGGTGTCTCTACTCTCCCATGTGATTGAGAGCGAGAGCCCTGACAATGACGTTCCAGTTTGTCGCGCGTTGGCGGATGAGCTCAATCTGGAGGCACTCGTTCCCGTTGATGTAACTGAAGCAAGGCGGATGGTTGCGTCGGCCGAGTTGGTTATCGGATCGCGAATGCACGCATGTTTGAATGCCCTGTCCGTGGGGACAAGGTCGCTTCCTCTGGCCTATTCGCGCAAGTTCGCGCCATTAATGAATGATATTGGATGGTCGCACGTCCATGACCTACGCGACGAGGATTTGACCGTCGAACGAATCGTTGCAGAGGCGGAAGAGCTGCTGCGCGGTGAATATGACGATGAACTCGATGCGCTGAGAGCGAATGCTGAGTCGAGGCTGTCCGATTCCATTGAAGCTTTGAAGAAGATCTCGCTTACCGCATGA
- a CDS encoding acyltransferase family protein has translation MDFLRGVAIVLVIAWHAPGIPSMLGSPMPDWLRTVNDFLLPYRMPTLMFLSGLLVPRSLEKPLTRYYWGKYQLVLWPYLIWSGIHMVQHIPAGPITNPQNWIATGYLWFLFFIGVYYSIAPFMRYFPAWCPPTFFAIMALALPEGHPERFAYFAIFFFSGALVATHAKLLDAILRGGWVIGGAGLVAVAFGTLATRVDTQYETWGAPFSICGIAVAIYLASRVNGRSWTIPFRFIGRSSLVFYVAHFPIIYGAWTLFTLWSDARPDTISIALFFLALSACTGLAYFQNIPPIKWLFRAPSFPSISTKKWK, from the coding sequence ATGGACTTCCTCCGTGGGGTCGCGATTGTGTTGGTCATCGCTTGGCACGCCCCGGGAATCCCTTCTATGCTCGGGAGCCCGATGCCTGACTGGTTGCGGACGGTGAACGACTTCCTCCTGCCATACCGCATGCCTACCCTCATGTTTCTGTCGGGGCTTCTCGTGCCACGCTCATTGGAAAAGCCGCTGACACGATACTATTGGGGAAAATACCAGTTAGTCTTGTGGCCTTACCTTATTTGGTCAGGAATCCACATGGTTCAACATATCCCGGCCGGTCCGATTACGAATCCTCAAAATTGGATCGCAACTGGATACTTGTGGTTTCTCTTCTTCATCGGAGTTTACTACTCCATAGCCCCTTTCATGAGGTATTTTCCTGCCTGGTGCCCGCCCACATTCTTTGCGATCATGGCTCTCGCACTACCCGAAGGGCACCCAGAACGCTTCGCATACTTCGCCATATTCTTTTTTAGCGGGGCACTCGTTGCGACTCATGCCAAGCTATTGGACGCAATTTTGCGCGGCGGATGGGTGATAGGCGGGGCGGGTCTGGTTGCAGTTGCATTTGGAACACTCGCGACACGAGTCGATACGCAGTATGAGACATGGGGCGCACCATTTAGTATTTGCGGAATCGCCGTCGCGATATATCTTGCATCACGAGTGAATGGCCGTAGCTGGACAATCCCGTTTCGTTTTATCGGGCGTTCGTCCCTTGTGTTCTACGTCGCTCATTTTCCAATCATTTACGGAGCTTGGACACTATTCACGCTCTGGAGCGACGCTCGCCCTGACACCATCTCCATCGCGCTATTTTTCCTTGCTTTGAGCGCCTGCACCGGGCTTGCATACTTCCAGAATATACCGCCAATAAAATGGCTCTTCCGCGCGCCCAGCTTTCCCAGCATTAGCACAAAGAAGTGGAAGTAA
- a CDS encoding IS1380 family transposase gives MKNTGAYPRAHVDTAAVSAAGHAGGVLLTETIRATGLDRILSESLGPWRKPLSTHDPAKVLLDLAVTLALGGDALSDIATVRAEPGVYGLVASDPTVSRTVTALAADADRVLAAIDTARQAAREQAWALAGGHAPQAGISADAPLVIDLDATLLTAHSEKEQAAATFKRGFGFHPLIAFADHGPAGSGEMLAVKLRPGNAGSNTAADHIAVTKAALAQLPDGSPRPGKSVLIRADGAGGTKDFLSWLTKQRLSYSVGYTLPFHTPELYKLITDHKAWEAALDADGDVRDGAAVAELTGLLDMTGWPAGMRVIVRRERPHPGAQLRFDDVDGYRLTAFATNSKRGQLQQLELRHRRRARCEDRIRNTKDQGLRNLPLHGFAQNRIWTQVVALASEITAWTGLLAHPGHEARRWEPKRLRHRLFTIPATLAHHGRRTILHLSNRSRWAKIALTAIRRIRALPAPSG, from the coding sequence GTGAAGAATACCGGAGCCTATCCCCGCGCCCATGTTGATACTGCGGCGGTGTCCGCGGCCGGTCATGCGGGCGGGGTGTTGCTGACCGAAACGATCCGCGCGACGGGCCTGGACCGGATCCTGTCGGAGAGCCTTGGGCCGTGGCGGAAGCCGCTGTCGACGCATGACCCGGCGAAAGTACTGCTTGATCTCGCGGTCACGCTCGCTCTCGGCGGTGACGCGCTCTCTGATATCGCGACCGTTCGTGCCGAGCCGGGTGTTTACGGGCTGGTCGCGTCGGATCCGACGGTGTCCCGCACTGTCACCGCGTTGGCCGCGGATGCTGACCGGGTGCTCGCCGCGATTGACACCGCCCGGCAAGCGGCGCGCGAGCAGGCGTGGGCCCTGGCCGGCGGACACGCACCCCAGGCCGGCATCAGCGCGGATGCGCCGTTGGTGATCGATCTGGACGCTACGCTGCTGACCGCGCACTCGGAGAAGGAGCAGGCCGCGGCGACCTTCAAACGCGGGTTCGGGTTCCACCCGCTGATCGCGTTCGCCGACCACGGCCCCGCAGGTTCCGGGGAAATGCTGGCCGTGAAGCTCCGCCCGGGGAATGCGGGCTCGAACACCGCGGCCGACCACATCGCCGTCACGAAGGCGGCGCTCGCGCAGCTCCCGGACGGGAGCCCGCGTCCCGGGAAGAGCGTCCTGATCCGCGCCGATGGTGCCGGCGGGACAAAGGACTTCCTGTCCTGGCTGACGAAACAGCGCCTGTCGTACTCGGTCGGTTACACCCTCCCGTTCCATACCCCCGAGCTCTACAAACTCATCACCGACCACAAAGCCTGGGAGGCCGCGCTCGACGCCGACGGCGACGTCCGTGACGGGGCCGCCGTCGCGGAGCTGACCGGGCTACTCGACATGACCGGCTGGCCCGCCGGGATGCGGGTCATCGTCCGGCGGGAACGTCCGCACCCCGGTGCGCAACTCCGCTTCGACGACGTCGACGGTTACCGGCTCACCGCATTCGCGACCAACAGCAAGCGGGGCCAGCTGCAACAGCTTGAGCTCCGCCACCGGCGCCGCGCACGCTGCGAGGACCGCATCCGCAACACGAAAGACCAAGGCCTCCGCAACCTCCCCCTCCACGGATTCGCTCAGAACCGGATCTGGACCCAGGTCGTCGCCCTCGCCAGCGAGATCACCGCCTGGACAGGCCTCCTCGCTCACCCCGGACACGAAGCCCGACGCTGGGAACCCAAACGACTCCGGCACCGCCTCTTCACAATCCCCGCGACCCTCGCCCACCACGGGAGGCGCACGATCCTGCACCTCTCGAACCGGTCACGCTGGGCAAAGATCGCCCTCACAGCGATCCGCCGGATCCGCGCACTCCCCGCACCCAGCGGCTGA
- a CDS encoding glycosyltransferase family 2 protein produces the protein MKVQAVVVNYQSSDYVRACLNSLALAGIDRVSVVDNYSTAHERLAIEEVIRQSPIEAAFTPLEENIGFGAGVNRGFAALGSTPEDLVWIVNPDAEVNSDALSSLAGRIVDGDADIVSPLILTGSRAQPVVWFGGGSIIESEGRTKHVHFGERLDGLTGLTPADFLTGAAPMMRSRVFDQMGGFREDLFLYWEDADFSRRAAAAGLRLAVDLDAHIWHAVGGSGDRSGKSAVYYYHMQRNRMLVAAPWTSRWNLLLGRGLKETLKLSLRPLKEPQARLVKLKSGFRGLRDGFRRSR, from the coding sequence ATGAAAGTTCAGGCAGTCGTCGTAAACTACCAAAGCTCAGACTATGTTCGCGCTTGCCTTAATTCACTGGCGCTTGCCGGTATCGACAGAGTGAGCGTGGTCGATAATTATTCGACCGCACATGAAAGACTAGCTATCGAAGAGGTGATACGCCAATCCCCGATCGAGGCAGCATTTACGCCACTCGAAGAGAATATTGGCTTCGGAGCAGGAGTGAACCGCGGATTCGCGGCGCTAGGAAGCACCCCAGAAGATCTCGTCTGGATCGTGAATCCTGACGCCGAAGTCAATTCGGACGCACTTTCGTCTCTTGCCGGTCGCATCGTTGACGGTGATGCGGATATCGTATCCCCATTGATCCTCACTGGTTCGCGGGCTCAACCGGTCGTATGGTTTGGCGGCGGTTCGATTATCGAGTCAGAGGGCCGCACAAAGCACGTTCATTTTGGAGAACGACTGGATGGCTTGACGGGCCTAACGCCCGCCGATTTCCTCACGGGAGCCGCGCCGATGATGCGATCCCGCGTCTTTGACCAAATGGGAGGATTTCGTGAAGATCTTTTTCTGTACTGGGAAGACGCAGATTTCTCTCGACGTGCAGCCGCTGCAGGGTTGCGGCTCGCTGTAGATCTTGATGCGCATATTTGGCATGCCGTCGGAGGTTCTGGTGATCGTTCTGGGAAAAGTGCCGTGTACTATTATCACATGCAACGCAACCGAATGTTGGTGGCTGCACCATGGACATCTCGCTGGAACCTGCTTCTAGGGCGGGGCCTAAAAGAAACCCTGAAGCTCTCCCTCCGCCCACTCAAGGAACCGCAAGCACGCCTCGTAAAATTGAAGTCAGGGTTCCGGGGCCTCCGCGATGGTTTCCGCCGCTCACGGTAG
- a CDS encoding ISL3 family transposase has protein sequence MFNATFAAPCLTTFCRLDELGLQAVGQRLEPERAVIECRVAEPDPWCRKCGAEGVVRDTVVRRLAHAPFGHRPTTLLLRVRRFRCDHCRRTWREDTTRAAPSRAKISRGGLGWALAGIVVDHLTVTRVAAGLGVSWHTANSAVLAEGRRRLINNSHRFDGVRVIGADEHVWRHTRFGDKYVTVIIDLTPNRDKIGPARLLDMVEGRSKAVFKDWLAGRPKSWRDGIEVVAMDGFTGFKTAAAEELPKAVAVMDPFHVVRLADDALDVCRRRVQQDLHGRRGMKNDPLYKARRTLHTGDALLTEKQVTRIQVLFADEQHVEVEATWGIYQRMIAAYREPDKKLGKQAMQAVIDAVATGVPARLVELRKLGRTLKKRAADILAFFDRPGTSNGPTEAINGRLEHLRGSALGFRNLTNYIARSLLESGGFRPHLHSGMR, from the coding sequence TTGTTCAACGCTACCTTCGCCGCACCGTGCCTGACCACTTTCTGCCGCCTCGACGAACTCGGCCTTCAAGCCGTCGGCCAACGACTCGAGCCTGAGCGCGCGGTGATCGAGTGCCGCGTCGCCGAGCCGGACCCGTGGTGCCGGAAATGCGGTGCCGAAGGGGTGGTCCGGGACACGGTCGTCCGGCGGCTCGCGCACGCGCCGTTCGGCCACCGGCCCACGACGCTCCTGCTCCGGGTGCGCCGGTTCCGGTGTGATCACTGCCGGCGGACTTGGCGGGAAGACACCACGAGGGCTGCGCCGTCTCGGGCGAAGATCTCCCGCGGTGGACTGGGATGGGCTCTCGCCGGGATCGTCGTCGACCATCTCACCGTGACCCGCGTCGCAGCAGGGCTGGGGGTGTCTTGGCACACCGCGAACAGCGCGGTCCTCGCCGAGGGCCGCCGACGCCTGATCAACAACTCCCACCGGTTCGACGGGGTCCGGGTGATCGGTGCCGACGAGCATGTCTGGCGGCACACAAGGTTCGGCGACAAATACGTCACCGTGATCATCGACCTCACCCCGAACCGCGACAAGATCGGCCCCGCACGCTTGTTGGACATGGTTGAGGGGCGATCGAAGGCCGTGTTCAAGGACTGGCTCGCGGGACGCCCGAAGTCGTGGCGGGACGGGATCGAGGTCGTCGCGATGGACGGGTTCACCGGATTCAAGACCGCCGCCGCCGAAGAGCTCCCGAAAGCGGTCGCGGTGATGGACCCGTTCCATGTCGTCCGCCTCGCCGACGACGCGCTCGACGTCTGCCGGCGGCGCGTCCAGCAGGACCTCCACGGCAGGCGCGGGATGAAGAACGACCCGCTCTACAAAGCCCGCCGCACCCTGCACACCGGTGATGCCCTCCTCACCGAGAAGCAGGTCACGCGAATCCAGGTGCTGTTCGCCGACGAGCAGCATGTCGAGGTCGAAGCGACCTGGGGCATCTACCAGCGCATGATCGCCGCTTACCGGGAACCCGACAAGAAGCTCGGGAAGCAGGCCATGCAGGCGGTCATCGACGCCGTCGCCACCGGCGTCCCGGCCCGCTTGGTCGAACTCCGCAAGCTCGGCCGGACACTGAAGAAGCGGGCCGCCGACATCCTCGCGTTCTTCGACCGCCCCGGGACCAGCAACGGACCGACCGAGGCCATCAACGGCCGCCTCGAGCATCTCCGCGGATCCGCCCTCGGCTTCCGCAACCTCACGAACTACATCGCCAGATCGCTGCTCGAGTCCGGAGGATTCAGACCCCACCTACACTCTGGAATGCGATGA
- a CDS encoding IS110 family transposase: MAIVAHARPFVIGVDTHARNHAVSILACPTGEIVDEAQFPATAAGLSRAVSWAGRRTGGDVTVLWVIEGTGTYGARLRAVAADNGYTVVEAPRMNARANRTIGKSDPLDARRIAAAALPLHETQLREPRADDGVRAAVKVLLASRDHMSTERTATINALTALLRVVDLGIDARRPLTQAQIDATAAWRARHEALATATARGEATRLGKRFAALDKELKDITKRITDLVRQSPAGGLLDQPGIGPVTAAVALTSWSHLGRIRSEAAFASLAGASPIPASSGNTVRHRINRGGDRRLNRALHMAIVTRMRMDPRTRAYVERRTAEGRTLREIRRCLKRYLAREIYRHLTTAARAQLAA, from the coding sequence ATGGCTATCGTCGCGCATGCTCGTCCGTTCGTCATCGGCGTGGACACCCACGCCCGCAACCACGCCGTCTCAATTCTCGCTTGCCCGACCGGCGAGATCGTTGATGAGGCCCAGTTTCCAGCTACCGCCGCTGGCCTGTCTCGGGCCGTGTCGTGGGCCGGGCGCCGCACTGGCGGTGACGTCACTGTGCTCTGGGTGATCGAGGGCACCGGTACCTACGGTGCTCGTCTGCGCGCAGTAGCCGCGGACAACGGATACACGGTCGTCGAGGCTCCGCGGATGAACGCCCGCGCGAACCGCACGATCGGCAAGTCTGACCCGCTCGATGCACGCCGTATCGCTGCTGCAGCCCTCCCGCTGCACGAGACGCAGCTGCGCGAACCGCGCGCCGACGATGGGGTCCGCGCGGCAGTCAAGGTGCTGCTCGCCTCTCGCGACCACATGAGCACCGAGCGCACCGCGACGATCAACGCGCTTACCGCGCTGCTGCGCGTCGTCGACCTCGGCATCGACGCTCGCCGCCCGCTCACCCAGGCCCAAATCGACGCAACTGCCGCATGGCGGGCCCGCCATGAAGCCCTCGCCACAGCGACCGCACGTGGCGAGGCCACCAGGCTCGGCAAACGGTTCGCTGCGCTCGACAAGGAGCTCAAGGACATCACCAAGCGCATCACAGACCTTGTTCGCCAGAGCCCCGCTGGTGGCCTGCTCGACCAGCCCGGCATCGGCCCGGTCACCGCCGCCGTCGCGTTGACGTCCTGGTCGCATCTGGGTCGGATCAGATCCGAGGCTGCGTTCGCCAGCCTCGCCGGCGCCAGCCCAATCCCCGCGTCCTCGGGCAACACCGTGCGGCACCGCATCAACCGCGGCGGTGACCGCCGTCTGAACCGCGCCCTCCACATGGCCATCGTCACTCGCATGCGCATGGACCCAAGAACTCGCGCCTACGTCGAGCGCCGCACCGCTGAAGGACGCACCCTCCGCGAAATTCGTCGCTGCCTGAAGCGATACCTCGCCCGCGAGATCTACCGCCACCTCACCACCGCAGCCCGCGCCCAACTCGCCGCTTGA
- a CDS encoding acyltransferase family protein codes for MTRITTSRYAWVDAARAFAIVLVVLDHSLNWLTPVGLTAPWWHDMKHLFTSMRMPLLFTVSGIFAIKWVAAPWHSLLTKKVQFFIWIFLIWAAIGALVLPLGEAVQGNDRTLISRIGVFVLAPVRPTGELWFIWALVLYFIAVRLMCRVPIAVQLVLASVIGVVGWVLPVINVGWSGAPKYFFFFLVGIYLREKIFRLQGQLAGPWGAVAFGSWAVLAVVVWRVANNSPWVGLLSVLGVVAGIAIAGQLARVPMIHQVGQSTLPIYLAHTPIIILVVWALWKLNFEVIDWMPVIFPFGVAIIAIAGSLGLERVVRNSPFKYIFEMPPVLGRLPFGSIGRS; via the coding sequence ATGACAAGAATCACGACGTCTAGGTATGCGTGGGTTGATGCTGCACGAGCATTTGCGATAGTTCTCGTCGTTCTCGATCATTCGCTTAACTGGCTCACGCCAGTCGGCCTTACAGCGCCCTGGTGGCACGACATGAAGCACCTATTTACCTCGATGCGCATGCCGCTTCTCTTCACAGTATCAGGGATTTTTGCAATCAAGTGGGTGGCCGCGCCGTGGCATTCATTACTCACCAAGAAAGTGCAATTCTTTATCTGGATATTTTTAATCTGGGCTGCTATCGGTGCTCTTGTTCTTCCATTAGGTGAAGCTGTGCAAGGAAATGATCGGACGCTGATATCACGAATCGGAGTTTTTGTGCTTGCCCCGGTGCGACCTACGGGAGAGCTTTGGTTCATTTGGGCGCTCGTATTGTATTTCATCGCAGTTAGACTTATGTGCCGAGTTCCGATCGCCGTTCAGCTAGTCCTCGCGTCCGTGATTGGGGTGGTTGGCTGGGTCTTGCCTGTGATAAACGTTGGCTGGTCCGGGGCGCCGAAGTATTTCTTCTTCTTCCTGGTAGGAATATATCTGCGCGAGAAGATCTTCCGTTTGCAAGGACAGCTGGCAGGCCCGTGGGGCGCAGTTGCGTTTGGAAGCTGGGCTGTACTCGCTGTCGTAGTCTGGCGCGTTGCGAACAATTCGCCATGGGTTGGTCTGCTGAGCGTGCTTGGGGTCGTAGCGGGCATCGCCATCGCCGGGCAACTTGCACGAGTTCCTATGATTCACCAAGTCGGGCAGAGCACTCTGCCGATCTATCTTGCACATACTCCCATCATTATCCTGGTCGTTTGGGCGCTTTGGAAGTTGAATTTCGAAGTGATTGACTGGATGCCGGTAATTTTCCCGTTCGGAGTTGCGATCATTGCGATTGCAGGAAGTCTGGGGTTGGAGCGCGTCGTACGCAATAGTCCGTTCAAGTACATTTTTGAGATGCCACCCGTGCTTGGTCGGCTCCCTTTCGGTAGCATCGGTCGTAGCTGA